GCAGCCTTACATCCACCTGCTGATCTGGGAGCGGCCTCAACGACACACCAAACTGAAACCCCCATCTGCTGTTATTTCCCTCTGTCAGTGCCAAACATCTAATCCAGGTGGGACTGCTCATGCAGAACAAGTACTGTTTTACAAAACATGCATTTTCAAATGTCATAATGCAAAAAAGTGTGAATTTGCACAAGACTTTAGGCCAGCTACAGTTTACCTGAGTATTCTTGATATGACAGCTCTACGTGTATCCTAGCAAAAGGTTCTGTAGCCATTTGACCTTTCCTTTAACACAGTCCTCTCACTCACTGCTAATGAGGGGTCTAACTGTGCCAGCAGcaccttggggggggggggttgcacaTTTTCTAGACTGAAAGACATGTTTTACAGACACAGTGTGAAAGGGCATGCAACACTCTTTGATGTAGCCTAGGATTTCACTCTAGCTCTGGTGGGTGTGTCACATGTATTACCCAACCGGCGGCAATGTGAAGCCTTCATAAACATGTCATACTAAAAAGGCAGTGCACACAATGGGCCACACCCTGATGTGCTGTGGATACATGCTATAGGGACAGGAAGCAATGCAACACCATTTGACTatctgactgaaaaaaaaaaaaagcgaaatATCTGCACAAACATCGTGGACAGGAAAATAGTATACAACCACATTCACGATgcacacagaaaactgaaaaaagccgAGCTGTCTGCATTTATATGTGTTGGTTATTTCGAATTTCCTGCTGCTTTCTTATCGGAAAAGTCAcagttgaataaaataaaaactatctAGCAAGtcaaagtttcagttaaaaagcaGGAAAGACATAAAAAAGTAGTTCAAGAATGCATAATTAAACAAAGATTAACCAATATGATAAAATAAAGGTGTGAATTTCTTTTCctataaaagaaaaaggagtgCAATTTATTAAACCCGTTTACCTGAATTTGGAATataattattacattaatattgCTGCTAAGTACTAGGCTCATACTGGAGTAGTGCTGTATGCAGATAGATGGGTCCTCTGTGCTGATGTTGCAGGGAGGGGCGTGACGTCACGGGAGAGACGGGGAGGAAGACGCGAAGGGAGGGGGACAGATAGGGAGGGGGGGATGAGGAGAGGGGAAAGGAGAAGGGAAGAAGGAGAGAGCGGGGGGATGACTGcatcaaaggaaaacaaaaaaacaatcatgaCTCCTGTAATTCATACTACGGTTTCTATACATCACAAAGGTTGCTGTGGTTATCTACACAGTATGCCGCAATAAATGACGAGCCGCCCCGAAAAGGTAATTATCCTCTTTCACGTCGTAATGTGCacgctttttatttatttatttatatttctgtgcATCCTCTTACACAGTAGATCGCCTAATCGTCACCTTAAGAGTCTAttgcaaacagaagaaaaaatcgAGGATCatgtctcttaaaaaaaaaaaaaaaaaagcaaaaaaggctCTGGGTCGGCAGGCTATCAGTCAAGTATTTCTATTAAATGTGAGCGACAATGATGCGTTATCCTTGTGAATGTCCTGAAAGCCGTCATTGACATCCACACCGCTTACATTGTGTCCTGTTTGAGCTTCctacatgaaaaattaaaatggaAACAGGCGTCATGAGCGCTGCCGCATAGTACACTGCTGTAGTCAGCCACGCAGAGCACATGGGCTTTGCGCACAGCATGCGCACTGGTTGCAGTGCGTCGTGCCCACCGACGGTGTCTGCACATGACTGCAGTGTCCTTTTGGTTGCACTACATAACCATTAGCAGCACCAAGTTAATGCTGTGCTAGACCGTGCTGATCTTGAATCAAGTCCAAACAAACTTTTGCGCATGTCTGACTTGTAATTCATCATTGGTATCACCCTTTAATATGTTCCAGTTGCTGCTGGCTTGAGAGAGATGTCATCTCCAGGAATGGGCACCCCCAGTGACCCCCTCTTGGCCAGTCCAGGAGGGAGGTTTTCCACAGCTCAGGAAGGTATCTGGAGGAGCTCACTTCCCAAAACTGCCAGCTTTCCAACTTCCACCACTCGGCACCTCAGTCACAGAGCCAACAACTTCCAAAGACAGCCAAAGCGGAGGAAGCTGATAAGACCTTCGCCTCCTCCGCCACCCAACACACCTTGTCCCCTGGACCAGTTGGACCTCAGTGAGCTTCCCCCGAGACGTACCTTCCAGGAGCTGCTCTTCAATGGCTGCATCTTGTTCGGGATTGAATTCAGCTACGCCATGGAAACAGCTTATGTGACTCCAGTGCTTTTACAGATGGGCCTGCCTGATCAATTCTACAGCTTGGTGTGGTTTATTAGCCCCATTCTCGGTAAGTAAGCAGCAGAGGTAGACGACTAGCTGCTGTACAGGCATATGTAATGTATAATAAGAATCCTAGTTGCATGGATTCTAACTTTGTATTTCGCTTTGACTTGAAGGATTCCTCGTTCAGCCTCTCATAGGAGCATGGAGTGATCGTTGCACATCCCGGTTTGGGCGAAGACGACCTTTTATTTTCGCCTTGGCAATAGGTAAGACGAATTAAAGCAGTACCATAGTGTTTTTGAAATGCAATTATGTGAAGCTGCGTAGCTTGCAAGTGACAGTGTTGATCAAATGGTAAATAATCTGCAATTATATGGTATAGTTACCTCAAATGTTAGCACTTTTGTGAAGTGCATTACAACATGTTTCTTATTGCTGTTATTTAGAAGAATGGTCAAAATCATAGCAGTTGTGGCCTCAAAGCAAATCCTGCATTTCCTCTGATGCAGCTCAATCAATAAGCAGTTCATTCCTGTAAAATGCTCAAATAAAACCATGGTTGGATAATCATAACTAAAGACCATAGATAGGAACTTGGCCACAGGTTCACCAAAATGCATGTGCTCCACCTAAGCACCTAAGTGTGGTTGCATAACACAGGGGAACTTATACACATACCTACTCAGTCTACTGCTTTTCTGTTACACTGTATACATGCCATGCTAGTACAGTGTGACATACAACATCTcagatacattttaaataaaaccactgtGAAAAACATCCCACCATAAGGCACAACTCTTCATCTGGTTTTCAGTAAAGAGCTCAAGTAAACTCCCAGACAGTTCAGATTCAGTGGTTATAACtggctgtgtctctgtgtcgAATGTAATTCAGAATCAATCCACCTGGGAACTTGTACTGTTTCTCCATATTGACTGCAAGAtcacaattttattttaaatttatagCCACATCATTTTGATGGCCAAAGATTATACACAGCCAGTAAAAACATGTAACCATTTGTTATGCTCTACATCAAAAAATTGGAAAACCCAGAGTTCAGGAGACATTCAGGGCTTCCGCCTTCATCTAGCTCTCATCTAGTTCATCTAGCTTTGGTGCTCATGTTAATTTTTTGTCACTTCTTCTGCTCTGCATTGTAGGAGCACTGATTGGTCTTACTCTGGTTCTCAATGGACGGGATATTGGGAGTGTCCTGGCTGacacagcatcaaatcacaagtGGGGAATAGTCCTGACAGTGTGTGGTGTGGTTCTAATGGACTTCAGTGCTGATTCAGCTGACAACCCAAGCCATGCTTATATGATGGATGTGTGCAGCCCAGAGGACCAAGATCGGGGACTGAACATCCATGCGTTACTGGCAGGTAGGAAAATAGTTCTGTAGCAGGGAAAGCTGAAGCTGTAACATATGTCCTTTTGAgataatttagcagaaaacaGTAGAAATTTAGCTTTACAAGTATTTTGTGGTTTCATTTCTCTACTCAGGTCTAGGAGGTGGATTTGGCTACATTGTAGGTGGCATCAACTGGGACCAGACACAGTTTGGAAGGTCAATGGGAGGTCAACTCCGGGTCATATACCTGTTTACGAGCATCACTTTGGTGATCGCCACAACCATGACTCTAATGAGCATCCCTGAACGGCCCTTACCGAAGAGCCAGCCGAACAAGAACTCAAGCAAAAACAGCCTGAAAAGCCCTAGCCTCCCTCTTCCCCCCTCCCCACCCGTCCACCCTGGACCAGATTTGGGACTAGATGAGGAAGACGAGGCCGGTCTCTACAGCTACAATTTCTCAAAGTCTCACCCATGTAATCCTGACCCCTTGGCCCATTCTTGCAGTGCAAGTGCGCGTCTTTGTGCGGGCCTCAATAGCCCCATATCGCCCCTAAGCCCCCTCACTCCAAAGTATGGCAGCTTTATTAGTAGGGACAGCTCTCTCACTGGCATTAATGAGTTTGCCTCTTCATTAGGAACCTCATATatcgacagtgtgctcatagactGCTACACAGGCCAGCAGACACCACAAGCTCTGCCCCCCAGCTCCACCACTGTGCCACTGCCTCCAGGGGACTCCCCTCCCCCAGACGGGCTCATGCAGGGGCCAGGGAACCACCCTGCAGGTGCAGGACAGACCCAGGCCAATGTGGTGTCTCATCCAGTTGGGGACGCACAAGATGCAGAAGGGCCTCAGCCTGCTGGAGATGCACAATCTCACGGAGCATCTCAGGTCACAGCTGGGGCTCAGACTGCTGCGGGGTCACACCGGGGCTCCACGGCTGGCATCCTGAAGCGACCTCAGAGTCTCGCGCTGATGGAAGAGCCCATGGCAACACAGATTGTTGGGCTGGAGAATGGACGTAGGAGGACAGTGACTTTCAGCCAGCAGGTCAGACGCATGTTTTGAATCTGACATAAGGTGTTTTGTGAGAAGCCAGAACAGAGCTTTTTAAACATGATgtcatgtggggttttttttctcctccaatGAAGGTTGCAAACATTTTGCTCAATGGAGTGCGCTATGAGAGTGATCTAAGTGAGAATGTGGAGAGTGGAGAATCCCAAATGTCAATGAAGCTGCTGTGTATAGCCATCTACAGGATGCCTCCCTCTTTGCGGAGTTTATGCACTAATCATTTTTTaggtgagtaaaaaaaaaacttaattgaAATGTATCTCTTTTTCTACACTGCTGAACCTTAAAATCAACctgttttgcatttaatttcaTAAAagcgtgattttttttttcaatctgtGCTTTAGGCTGGCTGTCCTTTGAAGGGATGCTGCTCTTCTACACTGACTTCATGGGGGAGGTTGTGTTTGAAGGAGATCCCAAAGCACCCCACGACTCCGAGGCTTACCAACGCTACAATGCTGGTGTCAGCATGGGCTGCTGGGGCATGTGCATCtatgcattcagtgctgctttCTACTCAGGTAAGTActcacacatcacatcacatctGGCAGGTGTGATTCCTTACCCTGGTTGGATTTGTGCACTGCTTCGTCATTCgctgaacctctctctgctttccCTTCTTCAACTTTCAGCCATATTGGAGAAACTAGAGGAGCGTTTCTCTCTTCGCACGCTATATTTTTTCGCCTACTTGGCATTTGGTTTGGGCACCGGCCTTGCCACACTATCCACCAACCTCTACGTGGTactttctctctgtgtcaccTACGGGGTGCTCTTCTCCTCTTTATGTACGCTGCCTTACTCTCTGCTGTGTGAATACTACCAGAGCCCTCAGGTCAGTATCGATATAAGTGCAGCAATTACCTAATTATAGTTGCTGGATGATatttttcctgtgtgaacgtaaAAGAATAGATCAAAATGTATATGATCACCTTACCATTATCGTGTTTGTTTGATGGCTATGAAGCCACAGCCATCAGCAAGTTAATTTAGCTTAATGTTAAATAATGGGGGTAATAAAATCTGCCTCTGAGCTGAATAACTAGAGGTTTTATTCCAAATCATACaaaattgaaatataaaaataaaactttattgttgTGAAGCAGCTTTTTTTAAGCTTTAGAGTTGCAGGAAGTAATAGCGCCAGATTTGCTGTCTCACTGTTTCTTGGACGTTCTACAGTAGAATGCTTTTCTGGGTGCTTTTTGCCAGACATTAGCATCACCCTGGTTCATTCATCAAAGAGCCAATTTAATTTTTAGGCCTTTTGAATTACTGCAGAAAACGACCTTTCTGGGAAATGAACATGAGTTTTGTTCAGCGAGATCATTTTTCCCAATTAACTCAAAGTTtaggattttttaaaagctgtaaaatgcGTAGATTTTACTATAAACTTGTTATGCCACAAAGCtctcatattttgctgtgatc
This DNA window, taken from Astatotilapia calliptera chromosome 5, fAstCal1.2, whole genome shotgun sequence, encodes the following:
- the slc45a1 gene encoding proton-associated sugar transporter A isoform X1 — its product is MSSPGMGTPSDPLLASPGGRFSTAQEGIWRSSLPKTASFPTSTTRHLSHRANNFQRQPKRRKLIRPSPPPPPNTPCPLDQLDLSELPPRRTFQELLFNGCILFGIEFSYAMETAYVTPVLLQMGLPDQFYSLVWFISPILGFLVQPLIGAWSDRCTSRFGRRRPFIFALAIGALIGLTLVLNGRDIGSVLADTASNHKWGIVLTVCGVVLMDFSADSADNPSHAYMMDVCSPEDQDRGLNIHALLAGLGGGFGYIVGGINWDQTQFGRSMGGQLRVIYLFTSITLVIATTMTLMSIPERPLPKSQPNKNSSKNSLKSPSLPLPPSPPVHPGPDLGLDEEDEAGLYSYNFSKSHPCNPDPLAHSCSASARLCAGLNSPISPLSPLTPKYGSFISRDSSLTGINEFASSLGTSYIDSVLIDCYTGQQTPQALPPSSTTVPLPPGDSPPPDGLMQGPGNHPAGAGQTQANVVSHPVGDAQDAEGPQPAGDAQSHGASQVTAGAQTAAGSHRGSTAGILKRPQSLALMEEPMATQIVGLENGRRRTVTFSQQVANILLNGVRYESDLSENVESGESQMSMKLLCIAIYRMPPSLRSLCTNHFLGWLSFEGMLLFYTDFMGEVVFEGDPKAPHDSEAYQRYNAGVSMGCWGMCIYAFSAAFYSAILEKLEERFSLRTLYFFAYLAFGLGTGLATLSTNLYVVLSLCVTYGVLFSSLCTLPYSLLCEYYQSPQFCGSSEEGTRRGMGVDISLLSCQYFLAQILVSVAMGPLTSLVGGAQGVMYFASLMSFVGCLYSSLCVVYQLPPPEGEPPESETQPLLVHI
- the slc45a1 gene encoding proton-associated sugar transporter A isoform X2 is translated as MSSPGMGTPSDPLLASPGGRFSTAQEGIWRSSLPKTASFPTSTTRHLSHRANNFQRQPKRRKLIRPSPPPPPNTPCPLDQLDLSELPPRRTFQELLFNGCILFGIEFSYAMETAYVTPVLLQMGLPDQFYSLVWFISPILGFLVQPLIGAWSDRCTSRFGRRRPFIFALAIGALIGLTLVLNGRDIGSVLADTASNHKWGIVLTVCGVVLMDFSADSADNPSHAYMMDVCSPEDQDRGLNIHALLAGLGGGFGYIVGGINWDQTQFGRSMGGQLRVIYLFTSITLVIATTMTLMSIPERPLPKSQPNKNSSKNSLKSPSLPLPPSPPVHPGPDLGLDEEDEAGLYSYNFSKSHPCNPDPLAHSCSASARLCAGLNSPISPLSPLTPKYGSFISRDSSLTGINEFASSLGTSYIDSVLIDCYTGQQTPQALPPSSTTVPLPPGDSPPPDGLMQGPGNHPAGAGQTQANVVSHPVGDAQDAEGPQPAGDAQSHGASQVTAGAQTAAGSHRGSTAGILKRPQSLALMEEPMATQIVGLENGRRRTVTFSQQVANILLNGVRYESDLSENVESGESQMSMKLLCIAIYRMPPSLRSLCTNHFLGWLSFEGMLLFYTDFMGEVVFEGDPKAPHDSEAYQRYNAGVSMGCWGMCIYAFSAAFYSAILEKLEERFSLRTLYFFAYLAFGLGTGLATLSTNLYVVLSLCVTYGVLFSSLCTLPYSLLCEYYQSPQFCGSSEEGTRRGMGVDISLLSCQYFLAQILVSVAMGPLTSLVGGAQGVMYFASLMSFVGCLYSSLCVVYQLPPPEGRGEVETGV